The nucleotide window CGAAGGCTGCCGGAGACCAAAAGCGGGCCGCGCTCGCGTCGCTGCCGGCCATCGGCTCGCCGGTCGCATTAGCCCGGTCGGCAACGTAGTGGATCGTCGTCACGTGCTTGCCGTCTCGAGGCGGCATCGATGCTGCGCCGAGAATCTCGAGGACGTCGGGCGCGACGGTAACGCCCGTTTCCTCCTCGAGTTCGCGGACGGCAGCAGCCGCGGGTTCTTCGCCGACCTCCATGTGGCCGCCGGGGAGCGTCCACTCGCCGACGCCCGGCGGAACGGCCCGTTCGACGCAGAGCACCGCCGGCTCCGGTCGCAACCGGTCGACGACCGCGACA belongs to Natronorubrum aibiense and includes:
- a CDS encoding NUDIX domain-containing protein — encoded protein: MVSRPADYCPRCGTSLETITFDARERRRCPTCEDVVWHNPVPCASVAVVDRLRPEPAVLCVERAVPPGVGEWTLPGGHMEVGEEPAAAAVRELEEETGVTVAPDVLEILGAASMPPRDGKHVTTIHYVADRANATGEPMAGSDASAARFWSPAAFDASGETFRPIHERRFRAAATYFE